DNA from Verrucomicrobiia bacterium:
CCGCAAGGGTGGTCCTGTCGCGCAGCGGACGCAGGACGCCGCGGTCGGAAACGTACTCCACGATTCCGAGGGTGCCCGATCCATCGAAGTCGCCGGAGGCCAGGCGGACGCGTCCGCCGCCCCAGATCTCGGCGAACGTGTTGCGGCCGCGGTTTCCGGCGATCAGATCGAGGCGGCCGTCGCCATCCACATCCCCGACGGCCACGCTGTTCCACCAGCCCGTGACCGTGTCGAGTCCGAGGTCGCGCGTCCGTTCAATCCAATCGCCATCATGGTGGGCGAACACCCGGATCGGTCCCAGCTCACACGCGAGCACCAGCTCCGGCCGCGGATCCCCGAGGAGGTCCACGAACAGCGCGTCGCTGACCGGCCCCACGGTGTCCCACGGGCCGCCAACAGGCACCAGCGTGCCGGCGTCGTTGCGGAGGAATCGCGAGCCGCCCGGCTCCGGCCAGCGGCGGCTGGTGAACCGCGCTCCGAGGAAGACGTCGAGGTCACCGTCGCCATCCACGTCGCCGAGGGTCATCGGACCCATGCTGGCTCCGTCCCCCGGGATCGGGGCGTCGGACTCGAGAGCCCCGGGCGTCCAGCTCCATCGGAGTGCCGCGGGGGCCGGGCCGGTTCCGGATTCGAAACGTGCCAGAGCCCCGACCAGTTCGCGCCGCCCGTCGGTGCCGGTCCAGCCCAGTACCGCCCCAAGGTCATCGGGCACCACCGGGCCGTCCACGGGAACGGGCTGAAATCCTCCGCGTCCATCCCCCAGAAACACCCCCGGCCGGCCGCCGCGTCCGGTTCCCACCACCAGGTCCTCGTGTCCATCGCCGTTGAGATCCATCCAGGAGATTCCCGGGCCTCCCTGACTGTACCGCTGCGGCAGCAGGGGCTGCACGGCGAAGTCATCGAATTCCGGATCCTGGTGCCGGTGAGCAAGGAGGGCGCTGAGGTTGGTGAACCAGGTGGGCATCGGCGGCGGGACGGCCGGCGAACCGGGTTTTGGACCCGCGCCAGACTCATCCACCTCGTACACGTGGTTGGGCAGGACCCCGCCGATGTGGCTGACCGCCCCGGAGGGCCAGCGGACTTCCAGACTCATGAGGCCATCGCCGGCCGCAAAGGTGCGCTGCGTCTGGCTGTGGGAAAGGTACTGGCCGCCGGCCACCACCATCTGGCGCTGCTCCACCGGTCCGCCGCGCATGAGGATTTCGGCGCCGATGCCCGCGGTGTTGGGGGGGCGCCCCCGCAGGCGCACGGCCACCCGTGGCGCGCTCGAATTGTTGCGGTAGACCAGCGGCGGTCCCTCCATTGCGTTGGCCACCACGTCCGGGTCGCCGTCGTCGTCGAGGTCGGCCAAGATCATGCCGTGGGCGATGCGCGTGGAGTCAAAGCCCCACGCGCGGCTCACCTCCTCAAAGGTGAGGTTGTGACGATTCCGGAACGCAAACTTGGGAGGCTCCAGCCGGGGATACTCCGAGAGCAGTGATCGGGTGGCCTGCTGGCTTTGGTTGGGACGTGACCGGACGCGCTCGTTGATGTCCCGGTCATTGACATCGTGACGATGGCCGTTGGAGACGAGCAGGTCCTCCCAGCCGTCGAGGTCCACATCCAGAAAGATGGGGGTCCAGGACCATCCGGTGGCTGCCACGCCGGCAAAGCTGGCGATTTCCGCCCAGGTTTCATCACCGCGGTTCCAGTACAGGCAGTTCCGGGGGAATTCCTCTCGGTCGTTGAAAATCCCCGCCACCCGCCGGAGGGGCATTCGACCGCTGGAGGTGCGCAGGTGCTGACCCAGGCTGGGGTTCAGCATTTCCACCGTGCAGAAATCGTAGCGGCCATCCCGGTCCAGATCGGCGAAGTCCACCCCCATGGAGGCCAGGCTCATGTTGCGCAGGGCAAATTCCCCGGCTTCCCGGAAACGGCCGGTCCCATCTCCAAACCACAGCCGGTCGGGCGTCTGGAAATCGTTGCAGACGAAAAGGTCCAGAAGTCCGTCGCCATTGATGTCGCGCATTTGCACGGCCAGTCCAAGATCCCATGGTGCCGCCATGGGGCGGCCGGCGGCATCGCGGAAGGCCTGTTCCCAGGGGACTTCGGCGAATCGCGCGGCACCGTCATTGGTGTACAGGGAGTCGGGGTCCCCGAACTCATACAGGACCCCTTCGATGATCCGCAGCCGGTTGGCAAAGCGACCGGTCACCTCCGGACGGCCGTTGACCATGCGGGTCGAAATCACTCCGCCGTCCCGAAGCACCGCCTGCACGGCGAAGTTGCAGAGATACAGATCCAGGGATCCGTCCCCGTTCACGTCCCCAAGCGCCGCCGAGGTGGCACCGGATCGCCCGGTCAAACCGGATGCGGCTTCATGGAAGCGGCCGCGCCCGTCGTTCAGCAGAACCCGGCTTGGTGTGCCGAATGCGGTGACGATCAGGTCGGAGGCGCCGTTGCCGTTGAGGTCGCCGAAGACGGCCCCAACCGAGGTCTGGTTGGTGCAACCCACCCCGGCGGCCGCGGTGATGTTGGTGAACCGCCAGTTGCCGAGGTTTCGATAAAGCTGGTTGGCGGCCTGCTTGTGACAGAAATAGAGGTCCACCAGGCCATCGCCGTCCACGTCGGCCGCGGCCACGCCCGAGCCGTTCATCAAGTTTTGGAACGTCCGCATCCGCTCGTCGGAGAGCGCGTTCGAGAAATCAATGCCGAGGGCGGCGGGATCGAGCAACGTGAAGCCTGCCCGGCCGCCGGCGGGAACTGCCAGGGGCGCAGCCCGAAACCCGGAGCCCTGCGCCCATTCCAGGGCGCATGCGGTGAAACCCGCCAGGGGAGGCAGGCCGCAGGCCGCGAGGATGAATCGGAGCACTCGCACGGGGACGTCACGCAAAGCCAAGGGGGCCTGCACCGCCGGGTCAATCCCGCGTTGCGGGAATGCGCCGCACGACCGCGGGTACCTGAAGGTGCAGCGGCGGGAGGGTGCAGGGATTCCGGAGCGCGGACTTGTTTCCCGGCCGCCACTTCTGCCTTCCTTCCCGCGAGATGGTTCGCCTCAAGGAAATCGCCGCCGCCGCCGGGGTCTCGGTGATGACGGTCAGCAAGGCCCTTCGGGATAAACCGGACCTCTCGGCCGCCACCAAGGCCCGCATCCAAGGCCTGGCGGCACAGATGGGTTATGTCCCGGACATCAGCGCCCAGGGCCTGCGCAACCAGAAAAGCCGGATTCTCGGGCTGGTCATGTCCGCCGCCACCAACCCGGTCAACGCCCGGATCCTCCTGGGTCTGGGCGAAGGGGCGCATGAACTGGGCTATGACCTCGTCGTCACGCAGACGCTGAACCGTCCGGACCGCGAGGAGGCCGTGCTGCGGCGGCTGATTGCGCGGCGGGCGGACGGCATCTTTCTGTCCCCGGTGTATCGCATGGAGCCCGCGGCCCCGATTTACGAGGAACTGCTGCGCCGTCGTATTCCGGTGGTGCTGCTGGGGCACCGGGCCCCGTTTTGTGAGGCCTTCCCCGCGATAGAGACCGATGACCTGGAGGCGAGCGTCGCGGTGACCCGCCATCTCCTGGATCTGGGACACCGGCGCATCGCCTTCTTTTCCGGCCCCCGTGTGTCGCCCGCCTCGCTGGAGCGTCTTGAGGGCTATCGCCGGGCCCACCGGGAGACCGGAGTGCCGTTGGATGACCAGCTCGTGTTCAATGCCGGGGCTACAATCGAGGAAGGGGCCTCGGCCGCTCTCCAGTGGCTTCAGGAGGGTTCGGGGGCCACGGCCATCCAGTGTGCGCACGACCTGGTGGCCATCGGGGCGGCGGACACCCTGCTCAACCAGGGATTCCGCATTCCCGGAGACGTCAGCGTCGTCGGGTTTGGGAACGTGCTTGCCGCGGAATACTTCCGGGTGCCGCTGACGACGGTGCGTCAACCCAAGCTGCGGCTTGGGGCGGTGGCCATGGATACCATGCTTCGAATGCTCCGGGGCGAGGCGGTGTCGTCCCAGCGGCTGCCCGCGCAGTTGGAGATCCGGGCGAGCACCGCGCCTCCGGGCGGCACACGGGCCGTGCCGACACCGGTACCAGATGTGTGAGCGGATCCGCCGATCCGTCGCCGCCTAGTGTCATGAAGCGCATCCGGGTCTCCCGCTGGACGCTGCCTGGGTCGGTGCGGCGGCGGCTGGACACCGTCGCCGTCGAGGAACCGATGGAGCTGCGGGTGGACACCCGCCCGGTCGCCGTGATTATGCGCACCCCGGGACACGATGAGGAGCTTGCGGTGGGATTCCTGGTGTCGGAAGGAATGCTGCGGCGGCGGGCCGAGCTGAGGGCAGTGCGGCCCGACGTCCGCAACCGGCGGGGCAACGTGCTGGATGTCTTCCTGGAGCCGGAGGTCACCGTGGATTTCGCGCGGCTGACGCGACACGTGTTTGCCTCCTCCAGCTGCGGCCTTTGCGGCGCAACGAGCATCGCCTCGGTGCAGCGACAGTTTCCCGCAGTCCGTTCAACATTCCGGATCGCGCCGGACCGGTTGCTGGCGCTTCCGGAGTCGCTGCGGGCGGGCCAGTTGGCATTCGATGCCACCGGGGGCCTGCATGCGGCCGCCTTGTTTGATGCGGCCGGACACATCACCGGCCTGCGGGAGGACGTGGGGCGGCACAATGCCGTGGACAAGGTCGTCGGCCGGTCCTTCCTCGATGGCCACTGTCCCCTTGGGACCTCAGGCCTGCTGGTCAGCGGCCGGGTCTCGTTTGAGATTGTGCAGAAGGCGGTCGCCGCGGGCATCGGTCTCGTGGCCGCAGTGTCGGCACCGACGAGCCTCGCCGTGGAGTTTGCCCGTGCCAGCCGCGTGACCCTCATCGGCTTCCTCCGGCCGGGCCGTTTCAACGTATACAGCGGATCGGAGCGGCTTGGTGGGCCGGGTTGACGGTGCGCCGGTATGGAGTCTGACCCCGCGAAGGTTGGGGTCCGGTCGGCGATGGCGTCCGGAACGTTGCGCATCCTCCGAGGCGCCGGCAGGGCGTCCCCGGGCCTGTTCACTCCGGGCGACAGGGTGTGGGTCCCGTGGCGCAGGGACTTGGGTTCTCTTCTCAGGATTTGGCGTTCGCCCGGAATTGTTCCGCGTACTCCCGGTTGAAGGACACCCGGCCATTCACGCGTTTCAGCCAGGGCCAGAGTTCATCGGGTCCCGGCTTGTGGGCCACCATCGCAAAGGAGTTTCCCTGCGAGGGCACCACCCATTCGATGAGTTTGGCGACGGGGACCGATGCCTGCGCCACGAGCTTCTTGATCGGTGACCGGTACATACCCAACCGGGCCACCGGAACGTTCATTCCGTAGAAGTACTGGAACCGGCAGGGCCCATACGGATGGAAGCACTGAATCGCCTTGGCGAATTCCCGCTCCGTCCACCGGTAGACATAGTTGGGCACCTCGGTGTTGTTCACCCCTCCACGGTCCATGCCGCTGCCGATCACCGCTTCGACCTCAAATTCTGCGGACAGGCCCAGCCGGCAACCCAGCCGCATCAGCATGCTGTCTCGGGATTCGAAGACGATCGTCATCTTGCGCGCCACCCGGAACATCTCCAACAGGGCGCGGTGCGGGGAACTGCAGTGGTGCAGCCCATCCGACACGAACACGTGGTCAAAGCTGTTGTCGTCGAACGTCAGGTTTTGGGCGTCCTGGAGGCTCCAGCTGTAGGGGGGGAAATCCGGACGAATCAGCCGGTCGTCCAGGTTCGAGATGGTCGCCACCCGCAGGCCGGCCTCCGAAAACACCTGCTGCTCCGGGCCCGCGGCACAGAGGGCGAGGACGGAGTCGCTAGGCGATAGGTGGCCCAGGCTCAACAGTTTCTTGAGGGTGGACAGAACGAAGGAATGACGCATTGAATCCTGGTAGGCTAGGGGAGCCCCGGAACCGAATGGTCGCGGGGTAATGGCAACCGCACATTTTCCGGACGAAGGGGGGCCGCACCGACCAGATGCAGTACACCGTCCAGTCCGCTGAAATTTAGAGCCGCATCCGCCTGGCGCTGCACAAGCGGCTTGGCACGGAATGCGACGCTTAATCCGGCCAGCGCCATCATCTTCAGATCATTGGCCCCGTCCCCAATCACGATGGCGTCCCGGGTCGTGCACCCCAGGTCGCGGCATACCACAGCCAGGCGCTCCGCCTTGGCGTCAGCATCCACGATGGGTCCGTGGACCCGCCCGGTGAGGCGGCCCCCCACGATCTCAAGCTCGTTGGCCAGCGCGTGGTCGAGCGACAAGTCCGAGGACAGCCTCCCGGTGAAATAGGTGAAGCCTCCCGAAACCAGCAGGGTCTTCAGTCCCGCGGCCCGGACGGCATCCAGAAGCGCTTGGGCTCCCTGGGAGAGTTCCAGGCGCTCGGAGTACACCCGGGCAAGGGCTCCGGCGTCGAGACCCGCGAGCAGTGCGACCCGCGCCTTGAGGGCTGAGGGAAAGTCGAGTCCGCCTTGCATCGCTGCTGCGGTGATCGCAGCCACTTTGGGACCCACTCCGGCCAGCGCCGCGAGTTCGTCAATGCACTCGATGGCGATCAGGGTGGAATCCATGTCCATCGCCAGGACGCGGTATCCGGAGAGCGGCCGTCGCGTCACGAGTTGGGCCACATCCACCTGGTTCCCGGCGCACCACGCCCGTGCTTCGTCATCAAGGTTCCCGCCCTCCAGACACCATGCAGTGGCGGCGAGCGGCATGCGTCTCTCCGCGTGAATGCGGTCCGCCAGTACCTTGGCAAACTCCCCCGAAATTCCAGGGCCCTGTGCGATGACGACACTCATTTCAACGTCCTCTCAGCTTGGGGGTCCCGGTGCGACTGGCAAGTCCGGCGAATCGGTGGGAGCCGGTCGCGACACCGGGGCGCGGCCGGTGGACATGCCCATGGGTCCGTGGAGATTGCGACTGGCTTTGGGCTTCTGGTCCGGCGGTCCGGGGCGGTAGCCTGTACGGGTGTCGTCCCTCGTTCGTGTTGCCGTGGTCGGCGTGGGTTCCCTCGGGAAGGAGCATGCCCGCATCCTTGCCGAGCTGGCACGTCTCGGTGTGTGCCAGTTCGCCGGCGTGTTCGACGTCCAGCCCGATGCGGCCCGGGCCCAGGCGCTCAAGCACGGTGTGCGGGCCTTTGCCAGCCTCACGGAGGCCGCGGCAGCCGCGGATGCCCTCACCATCGTCACACCCACGGTCACCCACGCGGCCATTGCGCGGGACCTCCTGGAGTCGGGGCGTCATCTCCTCATCGAGAAGCCGATGGCCGACAACGGGGCCGACGCCGCGGCGCTGGTGGCGTTGGCGGCAGGGCAGGGGGTCATTCTGCAGGTGGGCCACGTCGAGCGGTTCAATCCGGTCTTTGGCTACCTGGAGCGGGTCGCCCGTCATCCCCGCTTCATCGAATGCCACCGCCTTTCGCCCTACCCGAAGCGCAGCACCGACATCGGCGTGGTGCTGGACCTGATGATCCATGATCTCGATGTCATCCTGGCCTTTGTGAAGTCGCCGGTGGTGTCCGTCGAAGGGGTGGGCATTTCCGTGCTGAGTGCGAGTGAGGACATTGCCAACGCGCGGCTGCGATTCGCCAACGGGTGCGTGGCCAACATCACGGCCAGCCGGATCAGCCCGGAGCGCATGCGCAAGATCCGCGTGTTCAGCGCCGGCCCGGAGCCCAGCTATATCTCGCTCGACTACCGGGCGCAGGAGGGTTTCGTCTACCGGCTGGCGCACGACGACGAACCGGAGAGCTCGCTGTTCAAAAAGCTCCTCGCCGCCCGGGAGTCCGCCATTGTCAGCGAATTTGCCGGACGCCGGATCGTCCGCGAGCCGGTGCCCATCGCCAAGGAGGAGCCACTGCGCCTGGAGTTGGCGCACTTTGTGGCCTGTGTTCAGGAGCGTCAGACCCCCCGCGTGACCGGCGAACAGGCGCGGGCGGCCCTCGAAGTCGCCTTCGAGGTCACCCGGCAGATCCGGGAGTCGGAACAGGCGCTGCGGACGACGGACTTTGGCGGGGCGCCCGCGGCCGGACAGGGCGGCTTCCGGAATTAGGCCACCCGGAGAGTCGGGACGCGGGCAGGGGCGTCCCGCACTTTGACCGGTCTGGTGCCAGCGGGAAGAATCGAACTTCCGACCAAGGGCTTATGAGTCCCCTGCTCTACCGCTGAGCTACGCTGGCCCAAACGAGTGCCGGTACGGATCGGCACGCGCGACGGACGTGGAACCCCCGGCAGTTTCCGGACGGTGGCTCCGTTCGGTCGGTTTAGGTAACCGGCGCGAATTCCGCGGGCAAGAGGTTTCCCGTTGCCTCGTGGCACCGACAGGACGCGAACCGGCCGGACGGCGCGATTTGAAGCGGCGTCCCCCTGCGCGGAGCGATCCCGTGTCGCGCGATCCGGACCGCCCGGAACCCGAAAATAAAAGGCGGGCCGGACAATCGTCCGGCCCGCCGCGAAGTCTCGTTTACCCGTTTACCGGCGCACCGGTGGCGCCTCAGTTGGCGGCGCGATAGAGGCGCTGGGCCTGGAGATCCCCTGATGGGATCGTCAACGGGCTGATGGCTCCCGGCACCGGGGTAAAGGCCTCGCTGAGCGTACCGGCGGATTCCAGGGTGCCGGTGAACGTGAGGATCACATTGCCCGTCGAGTCGCGGGATACCGACAGCGCCGGAGGAGCCGCCGTGTCAACGACCACCAGCGGGATGCCGTCGGCGGTGGGCCCGCCCAGGGCCTCGATCTGCTCGGGGGCCAGGGCCCCGTTGCGGATCTGCACTGAACTTACCCACATTTCGCGCCGCTCATCCTGGTCGCCGTCGGCAAAGAGGATCGCCGTGGGGCCGAGCGAACGCCGCGGGTTGTCCAAGCCCTGATTGGCGGTCCAGTTGTCCTGGAAGATGCCGTCCACGTATTTGACGACCACCGGCGGGTTGGCCGCCATGTCATAGGCCGCGACCACGCGATGCCATTCACCGGGCGTGAAGGCCCCGGTGCCATTGTAGCCCTCGGCACCCTGGCCGAAGTTGTTGCCCTGCCAGAACAGGTCGCCGTCATCCGTATTGTCCGGTGAACTCGTCTGCCACAGGGACGCGGCGCCCGGCCCCGTCTCGGCAACATACACATCCATGAGCAGGGTGTATTGGTTCACCCGGGTGCCGCCGCCGTTGGGCGGGATCCGGTGGTCCACAATGTAGCCGATCTGACGGGAAAGCGTCCCCGGTACGCGCATCACCCGCGCCTCGGCGCCACCGGGGCCCGCAAGGCCCAGTTCGGTGGTGGTACCGAAGGCGGTCTTGTCATCGGTGGAACCCTCCGGTCCATCGAAGGTCGGGTCAAAGTAGGCGAGGTTGGATCCCACGGTCGCTCCGAGGTCGCCGAATTCGAAATCCCACTGGCCGGTCACGGTGCTGGTGGGCAGCAGGACCGGGATGCCTGCTGCGGTGGGTCCTCCCAGCAGCACGCATTCCGCGTCGCTGAGGCGTCCGGACCGGATCTGCACCGAACTGACCCACATCTCCCGTCGCTCGTCCTGATCGCCGTCGGCGAAGAGGATGGCCGTGGGGCCGAGGGAGCGGCGCGGGTTGTCGAGGCCCTGGTTGGCCGTCCAGTCATCCTGCTTGATGCCGTCCACAAACTTCGCCACGACCGGCGGGCTGGCCGCCATGTCATACGCGGCCACGACGCGGTGCCATGCGCCGGCGGTGAAGGTGCCGCGGCCGTTGTAGCCGCCGCCACCCTGGCCAAAGTTGTTGCCCTGCCAGAACAGGTCGCCGTCGTCCGTGTTGTCCGCGGAGCTGGTCTGCCACAGCGACGCCGCGCCCGGACCGGTCTCGGCCACGAAGACGTCCATTACCAGCGTGTACTGGTTGACCCGGGTACCGCCGCCATTGGGGGCGATCCGGTGTTCCAGCACGTATCCGATCTGGCGGCTCAGGGTTCCCGGAACGCGCATCACGCTGGCCTCAACGCCGCCCGGCCCCTCGATGCCCAGTTCGGTGGTGGTGCCGAAAGCGGTTTTGTCATCGGTGGTGCCCTCCGGGCCGTCGAAAGCCGGATCGAAGTAGCGCAGGTTCGTGCCAATGCTGGCGCCGAGGTCACCGAATGCGAAGTCCCATTGGCCGGTCACGTTGGCGGTCGCCAGCTCCGTGGGGATGCCCCCGGGCGCGGGCCCGCCCAGCAGGAGAGCCTCGGCGTCGGAAATGCGGCCGTTCCGGATCTGAATGCTGTTCACCCACATCTCGCGGCGCTCGTCCTGGTCGCCATCGGCGAAAAGGATGGCCGTGGGGCCAAGGGAACGGCGCGGGTTGTCGAGGCCCTGGTTGGCCGTCCAGTCATCCTGCTTGATGCCGTCCACATATTTGACGACGACCGGCGGATCGGCGGCCATGTCGTAGGCGGCGACGATGCGGTGCCACTCGCCGGCGGTGAAGGTGCCGCGACCGTTGTAACCACCGCCGCCCTGGCCGAAGTTGTTGCCCTGCCAGAACAGGTCACCGTCATCGGTGTTGTCCGGGGAGCTGGTCTGCCACAGGGAGGCCGCGCCGGACCCGGTCTCGGCCACGAAGACATCCATGATCAGCGTGTATTGATTCACCCGGGTGCCGCCCCCGTTGGGGCTGATTCCGTGGGTCATCACGTAGCCGATCTGCCGGGTGAGGGTACCCGGAACGCGCATCACGCGCTCGGCCTCGCCACCGATGGAGGCGATGCCGAAGTCGGCCGTGGTGCCAAACGCCGTCTTGTCATCCGCGGTGCCCGTCGGGCCGTCGAAGGCGGGGTCAAAATACGCGAGCGGGGATCCAACGGTCGCCGAGAGGTCGCCGCTGTTAAAGTCCCACTGGCCGGCCACCTGGGTCGTATTGCCGCCGCCGGTGACGATGCCAAAGCTCCATGTGGCCGTCCGCACCGTTCCCTCGGAGTCGGTGTACTCCAGACGGACCACATTGTTGGCTTCCGGCCGGTTGGGATTCGGGGCGTAGGCCACGGTGATCTTGCCGTCCGCCTTGGACAGCGTCTGCGGCGTCACCGCCGTGTCATTCAGGAAGAGCCGCACTCCCGAGGTCTCCACGGTCGCGGCTCCATCCACGATCAGCGCCTCAATCGGGGCGCTGGCCGGATTGCCTTCGGATCCTGCGGAGGGCGTGGCCTCGGCGACATACGGGCCCTTGGCATCCGCGACGCTGGTGTCCACGTACGCCTTGACCGCCGTGTCGTACAGCGGGTCGTTCACCAGCAGGCGGGTGCCGGTGGCCTCATCGAGCGTGTAGAAATCGAGGCTCGCGCCGCTGCCGGTCTGCCAGTAGAGGATGCGGAACGGGTAAAGTCCGGCCTGCGGGGCGACGACGGTGAAGCGGTTTTCGTTGCGCCAGTTGTTCTGGAACCCCGGGGCGATGCGCTGGTATTCGGCCACCTTGAGACCAAACAGGTCGCGGGGATTCTGCGCGACGAACACCTGGTAGGCATCGTCGTCGTTGAAGTCGGTCCGCTCCGAGGTCGTGCTCACGCCGAAGGTGTACTGGCCCGCGGCCAACTCCAGGAAGCCGACGGCCTCAAGGGCAAACTTCTCCGTGGAGCCGTTCACTCCCGGAATGCCCGGGAAGGGCACGGACGAGAACGTCCAGAGGTAATTCTGCTCCAGGTCGAACAGGTCCACCGGTTCGCCGTCACGCTCGAAGTTGAGCGTCTCGACAAAAAAGGCGCCCCCGGTCTCCGGACCGGCGATGGCCTCGTTGGGGATCAGGGCGCCCCCAGCGTCGGTCAGGGTGCCGTTGATCTGACGGGCGGCACGGATGGAGTTGTTGGCAACGACGGCCTCCTCGGGGGCCTGGACGGTGCGGACGACGAATCCGCGGGTGGTGGACGACCCGGGCGGCAGTGCAGCCGATGCGGGCAGCGTGACGGCGGCGGCGCTTGCTGAGCCCAAAGAGGCGAGCAGCGCCACGCCGAAGGGGACTAGTCTTCGAGATAAACTCATGGCGATGCGATGATGTCGTTGAAGGGCGGGGAGTGCAATGGCCGGCAAGGGGAAATCGGGTCCCGCCCCTCCGGGATCGGCCGGCGCCCTCCGGCGGCAGCAGTTGGTTCGCGGCACTGCCGCCTCCGGGCTTGTCTCGCGTTCGCGGGCTTCCTAGCCTCGCCCCGTTTCCGTCATCCCACCGCATAGATTCCCCTCCATGTCCAAGCAACCCCTCCGCATCGGGCTCATCGGCTACGGCTTCATGGGTCGCGCCCATTCCAACGCCTACGCCAAGGTCGGTCACTTCTTCGACTCCCCCTACACCCTGGTCCGGCAGGCGGTTTGCGCCCGCAACGAGGCCGCGGTCACGGCGTTTGCAGCGCGGTGGGGCTATGCCTCGGTCGAGACCGACTGGCGCCGGTTGATCGCCCGCGATGATATTGACGTCGTGGACATCGCCGTCCCGAACAACCTGCACGCGGAGATGGCCATCGCCGCGGCAAAGGCGGGCAAGATGATCCTCTGCGAGAAGCCGTTGAGTCTGAACGCCCGGCAGGCCGAGCGCATGGTCGCGGCCGTGGAAAAGGCCGGTGTGGCCAACATGGTCTGGTACAACTACCGCCGCTGCCCGGCGGTCATGCTGGCCCG
Protein-coding regions in this window:
- the fdhD gene encoding formate dehydrogenase accessory sulfurtransferase FdhD; protein product: MKRIRVSRWTLPGSVRRRLDTVAVEEPMELRVDTRPVAVIMRTPGHDEELAVGFLVSEGMLRRRAELRAVRPDVRNRRGNVLDVFLEPEVTVDFARLTRHVFASSSCGLCGATSIASVQRQFPAVRSTFRIAPDRLLALPESLRAGQLAFDATGGLHAAALFDAAGHITGLREDVGRHNAVDKVVGRSFLDGHCPLGTSGLLVSGRVSFEIVQKAVAAGIGLVAAVSAPTSLAVEFARASRVTLIGFLRPGRFNVYSGSERLGGPG
- the serB gene encoding phosphoserine phosphatase SerB, with the protein product MSVVIAQGPGISGEFAKVLADRIHAERRMPLAATAWCLEGGNLDDEARAWCAGNQVDVAQLVTRRPLSGYRVLAMDMDSTLIAIECIDELAALAGVGPKVAAITAAAMQGGLDFPSALKARVALLAGLDAGALARVYSERLELSQGAQALLDAVRAAGLKTLLVSGGFTYFTGRLSSDLSLDHALANELEIVGGRLTGRVHGPIVDADAKAERLAVVCRDLGCTTRDAIVIGDGANDLKMMALAGLSVAFRAKPLVQRQADAALNFSGLDGVLHLVGAAPLRPENVRLPLPRDHSVPGLP
- a CDS encoding LacI family DNA-binding transcriptional regulator: MVRLKEIAAAAGVSVMTVSKALRDKPDLSAATKARIQGLAAQMGYVPDISAQGLRNQKSRILGLVMSAATNPVNARILLGLGEGAHELGYDLVVTQTLNRPDREEAVLRRLIARRADGIFLSPVYRMEPAAPIYEELLRRRIPVVLLGHRAPFCEAFPAIETDDLEASVAVTRHLLDLGHRRIAFFSGPRVSPASLERLEGYRRAHRETGVPLDDQLVFNAGATIEEGASAALQWLQEGSGATAIQCAHDLVAIGAADTLLNQGFRIPGDVSVVGFGNVLAAEYFRVPLTTVRQPKLRLGAVAMDTMLRMLRGEAVSSQRLPAQLEIRASTAPPGGTRAVPTPVPDV
- a CDS encoding Gfo/Idh/MocA family oxidoreductase, translating into MSSLVRVAVVGVGSLGKEHARILAELARLGVCQFAGVFDVQPDAARAQALKHGVRAFASLTEAAAAADALTIVTPTVTHAAIARDLLESGRHLLIEKPMADNGADAAALVALAAGQGVILQVGHVERFNPVFGYLERVARHPRFIECHRLSPYPKRSTDIGVVLDLMIHDLDVILAFVKSPVVSVEGVGISVLSASEDIANARLRFANGCVANITASRISPERMRKIRVFSAGPEPSYISLDYRAQEGFVYRLAHDDEPESSLFKKLLAARESAIVSEFAGRRIVREPVPIAKEEPLRLELAHFVACVQERQTPRVTGEQARAALEVAFEVTRQIRESEQALRTTDFGGAPAAGQGGFRN
- a CDS encoding methyltransferase domain-containing protein, producing the protein MRHSFVLSTLKKLLSLGHLSPSDSVLALCAAGPEQQVFSEAGLRVATISNLDDRLIRPDFPPYSWSLQDAQNLTFDDNSFDHVFVSDGLHHCSSPHRALLEMFRVARKMTIVFESRDSMLMRLGCRLGLSAEFEVEAVIGSGMDRGGVNNTEVPNYVYRWTEREFAKAIQCFHPYGPCRFQYFYGMNVPVARLGMYRSPIKKLVAQASVPVAKLIEWVVPSQGNSFAMVAHKPGPDELWPWLKRVNGRVSFNREYAEQFRANAKS
- a CDS encoding VCBS repeat-containing protein encodes the protein MRVLRFILAACGLPPLAGFTACALEWAQGSGFRAAPLAVPAGGRAGFTLLDPAALGIDFSNALSDERMRTFQNLMNGSGVAAADVDGDGLVDLYFCHKQAANQLYRNLGNWRFTNITAAAGVGCTNQTSVGAVFGDLNGNGASDLIVTAFGTPSRVLLNDGRGRFHEAASGLTGRSGATSAALGDVNGDGSLDLYLCNFAVQAVLRDGGVISTRMVNGRPEVTGRFANRLRIIEGVLYEFGDPDSLYTNDGAARFAEVPWEQAFRDAAGRPMAAPWDLGLAVQMRDINGDGLLDLFVCNDFQTPDRLWFGDGTGRFREAGEFALRNMSLASMGVDFADLDRDGRYDFCTVEMLNPSLGQHLRTSSGRMPLRRVAGIFNDREEFPRNCLYWNRGDETWAEIASFAGVAATGWSWTPIFLDVDLDGWEDLLVSNGHRHDVNDRDINERVRSRPNQSQQATRSLLSEYPRLEPPKFAFRNRHNLTFEEVSRAWGFDSTRIAHGMILADLDDDGDPDVVANAMEGPPLVYRNNSSAPRVAVRLRGRPPNTAGIGAEILMRGGPVEQRQMVVAGGQYLSHSQTQRTFAAGDGLMSLEVRWPSGAVSHIGGVLPNHVYEVDESGAGPKPGSPAVPPPMPTWFTNLSALLAHRHQDPEFDDFAVQPLLPQRYSQGGPGISWMDLNGDGHEDLVVGTGRGGRPGVFLGDGRGGFQPVPVDGPVVPDDLGAVLGWTGTDGRRELVGALARFESGTGPAPAALRWSWTPGALESDAPIPGDGASMGPMTLGDVDGDGDLDVFLGARFTSRRWPEPGGSRFLRNDAGTLVPVGGPWDTVGPVSDALFVDLLGDPRPELVLACELGPIRVFAHHDGDWIERTRDLGLDTVTGWWNSVAVGDVDGDGRLDLIAGNRGRNTFAEIWGGGRVRLASGDFDGSGTLGIVEYVSDRGVLRPLRDRTTLAASLSDLPLRVPTHAAFAATEVSALLGPAAGKAQHHGADHLESMVFLRRGDRFEARPLPSEAQWAPVFGIAAADFDGDGHLDLLLAQNLFAVRPEDTRMDAGRGLLLRGDGHGGFLPVPGDRSGIAIYGEQRGAAAADFDADGRVDLAVGQNGAATQLFRNLAATPGLRVRLEGPAANPDGVGAVLRPIRRERPGAAQAVTSGGGYWSQPSAVTVVGGVRPDAIEVRWPDGTVTRTGVAPGTRELRVRHADGRRQ